One genomic region from Phycisphaeraceae bacterium encodes:
- a CDS encoding DUF1580 domain-containing protein: MFDEPSRTTNNDMPADAAGETKYLSLAEAAKFAPGRPTPNCVWRWCRKGVQTRGGERVRLKHARFGGKIFTTRVWLHSFAEALAERDAEYFSLDDERVLPRDLAHLREHETHDVAPPRSSPRSKGHLNRLSIAHEHAEAELKAAGI; encoded by the coding sequence ATGTTTGATGAGCCCAGCAGAACCACAAACAACGACATGCCAGCGGACGCGGCTGGCGAGACCAAGTATCTCTCGCTCGCCGAAGCAGCGAAATTCGCGCCGGGCAGACCTACCCCGAATTGTGTCTGGCGCTGGTGCCGAAAGGGTGTGCAGACGCGAGGCGGCGAACGGGTGAGGCTGAAGCATGCTCGCTTCGGCGGCAAGATTTTCACCACCCGCGTGTGGCTTCATTCTTTCGCCGAAGCCTTGGCAGAGCGAGATGCTGAGTATTTCTCGCTTGATGATGAGCGCGTGTTGCCACGCGATCTAGCTCACTTGCGCGAGCATGAAACACACGATGTTGCACCTCCTCGTTCATCACCAAGAAGCAAAGGGCACTTGAATCGGCTGAGCATTGCGCACGAGCATGCCGAGGCCGAGCTGAAAGCGGCGGGAATTTGA
- a CDS encoding DNA modification methylase, which translates to MTTIRDRVRELRRVRAGDLRPSPRNWRTHPKAQQDVLRGVLAEIGYADALLCRECEDGTLEIVDGHLRAETTPEDVVPVLVLDVDAIEAEKLLVTLDPLAAMASADAMRLGEILAELRFDSDDVSTMVGDLARQHGLMLGGDVIEPPIPLPPDDPITRPGDLWLLGRHRLLCGDSGDVAPLDRLLDGAVIDLVHMDPPYNVKVEPRSNNAIAAGNSSFSKQQTHHQSMDLARHPEKAQPTTTKMRAKDRPLANDFVTDDAFDALLLAWFANAARVLKPGGSFYVWGGYANLGNYPGPLEACGLYFSQAIVWDKLHPVLTRKDFMGAFEICFYGWKQGAGHHFYGPNNAVDLWHVKKVNPQSMVHLTEKPVELAARAIQYSSQPGEHVLDLFGGSGSTLMACEQQDRRAFLMELDTQYCDVIVQRWEQFTGRKAERVPVGGDA; encoded by the coding sequence ATGACGACGATTCGTGATCGGGTTCGGGAGTTGCGGCGGGTGCGGGCTGGCGATCTGCGGCCTAGCCCGCGCAACTGGCGCACGCACCCCAAGGCGCAGCAGGACGTGCTGCGCGGTGTGCTGGCCGAGATCGGCTACGCTGACGCGCTGCTGTGCCGCGAGTGTGAAGACGGGACGCTCGAGATCGTCGACGGACATCTGCGTGCCGAGACGACGCCGGAAGATGTGGTGCCGGTGCTTGTGCTTGATGTCGACGCGATCGAGGCGGAGAAGCTGCTCGTGACGCTTGATCCGCTGGCAGCGATGGCTTCGGCTGACGCGATGCGTCTCGGCGAGATTCTTGCAGAGCTCAGGTTCGACTCCGACGACGTCAGCACGATGGTGGGCGATCTTGCTCGTCAGCATGGACTGATGCTCGGCGGCGACGTGATCGAGCCGCCGATCCCGCTGCCGCCCGATGATCCGATCACGCGGCCCGGCGACCTGTGGCTGCTCGGCAGACACAGGCTGCTCTGCGGCGACAGCGGCGATGTTGCACCTCTCGATCGCCTGCTCGACGGCGCGGTGATCGATCTGGTCCACATGGATCCGCCGTACAACGTCAAGGTCGAGCCGCGCTCAAACAACGCGATCGCCGCGGGCAACAGCTCGTTCAGCAAGCAGCAGACGCATCACCAGAGCATGGATCTGGCGCGTCATCCCGAGAAGGCCCAGCCGACGACGACGAAGATGCGCGCCAAGGACCGGCCTCTGGCCAACGACTTCGTCACCGACGACGCCTTCGACGCGCTGCTGCTGGCGTGGTTTGCCAACGCGGCGCGGGTGCTCAAGCCCGGCGGGTCGTTCTACGTCTGGGGCGGCTATGCCAATCTCGGCAACTATCCCGGCCCGCTTGAAGCCTGCGGGCTCTACTTCAGCCAGGCCATCGTCTGGGACAAGCTGCACCCGGTGCTGACGCGCAAGGACTTCATGGGCGCGTTCGAGATCTGCTTCTATGGCTGGAAGCAAGGCGCGGGCCACCACTTCTACGGCCCCAACAACGCTGTCGATCTCTGGCACGTCAAGAAGGTCAACCCGCAGAGCATGGTGCACCTGACCGAGAAGCCGGTCGAGCTCGCGGCCCGCGCGATCCAGTATTCATCGCAGCCGGGCGAACACGTACTCGATCTCTTCGGCGGCTCGGGCTCGACGCTGATGGCCTGCGAGCAGCAGGATCGACGCGCCTTCCTGATGGAGCTCGACACGCAGTACTGCGATGTCATCGTGCAGCGCTGGGAGCAGTTCACCGGACGCAAGGCCGAGCGCGTGCCGGTCGGCGGCGACGCGTGA
- a CDS encoding phage terminase small subunit P27 family codes for MGARGPRPTPTPILKLRGSRLADLNRNEPQPREGLPDAPAWLEDEALDVWHQLVPQLDEMGVLTAIDGMALARYCTLWVQWVRAAMFVNRHGTTYPLKDGNGNIKCFAQFPEVAIVNKLSLALSRLEAEFGLTPSARTRINVPIRPLPIDAAMDAFFNGSNDWIETKRRLEDQAGETDAK; via the coding sequence ATGGGAGCACGCGGGCCGCGGCCCACACCGACGCCGATTCTCAAGCTGCGCGGCAGCAGGCTCGCCGATCTCAACCGCAACGAGCCGCAGCCCAGAGAGGGCCTCCCCGATGCGCCGGCCTGGCTCGAGGATGAAGCGCTCGACGTGTGGCACCAGCTCGTGCCGCAGCTCGACGAGATGGGCGTGCTCACCGCGATCGATGGCATGGCGCTGGCGCGCTACTGCACGCTGTGGGTGCAGTGGGTGCGTGCTGCGATGTTTGTGAATCGACATGGCACGACGTACCCGCTCAAAGATGGCAACGGCAACATCAAGTGCTTTGCGCAGTTTCCGGAGGTGGCCATCGTCAACAAGCTGTCGCTGGCGCTGTCAAGGCTCGAAGCGGAGTTTGGCTTGACGCCCAGTGCCCGCACGCGCATCAACGTGCCGATCAGACCGCTGCCGATCGACGCGGCGATGGATGCGTTCTTCAACGGCTCGAACGACTGGATTGAGACGAAGAGAAGGCTGGAGGATCAGGCAGGCGAGACCGATGCAAAGTGA
- a CDS encoding winged helix-turn-helix domain-containing protein has protein sequence MPTIKKATTKAKTKTMTKTTAKPTTKTTKKAAAKAGDRAHARTAAGERTRKEAIAIAEANIARIEAEEAGVAPPANNAEHAARVANGEVRLGKDATKARNATRANDGAKDAKKTSDHTARPNSKASAEPSVKRMSLLDAAAEVLADASTPMQAKAIVDAAIEKKLWTPGAGKTPHASLYAAIIREIASKGAASRFTKTDRGLFVART, from the coding sequence ATGCCGACCATCAAGAAGGCCACGACGAAGGCCAAGACGAAGACCATGACGAAGACTACAGCAAAGCCAACCACCAAGACCACCAAGAAGGCTGCTGCGAAGGCTGGCGACCGCGCGCACGCGCGCACGGCTGCGGGTGAGCGCACCCGCAAGGAGGCGATCGCGATCGCGGAGGCCAACATCGCCCGCATCGAGGCGGAAGAGGCTGGCGTTGCTCCGCCCGCCAACAACGCGGAACATGCGGCCCGTGTGGCCAACGGCGAGGTCCGATTGGGCAAGGACGCGACGAAGGCCAGGAACGCGACACGGGCCAACGACGGGGCCAAGGATGCGAAGAAAACCTCCGACCACACTGCCCGGCCCAACTCGAAGGCGTCCGCCGAACCGAGCGTGAAGCGGATGAGTCTTCTCGACGCCGCAGCCGAGGTCCTGGCCGACGCCAGCACGCCCATGCAGGCCAAGGCGATCGTCGACGCTGCCATCGAGAAGAAGCTCTGGACACCGGGCGCGGGCAAGACGCCGCACGCTTCGCTCTACGCCGCGATCATCCGCGAGATCGCGAGCAAAGGCGCTGCATCGCGCTTCACGAAGACGGATCGCGGGCTGTTTGTTGCACGCACCTGA